From Quercus lobata isolate SW786 chromosome 1, ValleyOak3.0 Primary Assembly, whole genome shotgun sequence, one genomic window encodes:
- the LOC115987216 gene encoding alpha carbonic anhydrase 7-like has translation MKLATRTFLCAFFIVLVLHTHPATSQEVEDEEEFNYDEKSENGPSRWGEIRPEWSMCGHGTMQSPIDLLNKRVEVVSHLGRLKRSYKPAYATLKNRGHDIMLKWEDGAGYIQINETQYVLKQCHWHSPSEHTLDGRKFDLEVHLVHESSDGKVAVIGIMYKIGRPDSFLSSLIDHLEAIANTNEAESVAGLIDPRNIKIGSRKYYRYQGSLTIPPCTQNVSWTIVGKVRTVTQEQVKLLRVAVHDASDTNARPLQPINKRMVHLYRPSDPKDD, from the exons ATGAAGCTTGCAACCCGAACCTTCCTTTGTGCCTTCTTCATTGTTCTTGTTTTGCATACACACCCAGCAACATCTCAAGAAGTTG AGGATGAGGAAGAATTTAACTATGATGAGAAAAGTGAAAATGGACCGTCTCGATGGGGAGAGATTCGACCCGAATGGAGCATGTGTGGACATGGAACAATGCAATCTCCAATTGATTTGTTGAATAAGAGGGTTGAAGTGGTGTCCCATCTGGGGAGACTTAAGAGGAGTTACAAGCCTGCTTATGCCACCCTTAAGAATAGAGGTCATGACATAATG CTGAAATGGGAAGACGGTGCAGGATACATTCAAATAAATGAAACTCAATATGTACTCAAACAGTGCCACTGGCATTCACCTTCTGAACATACACTCGATGGCCGGAAGTTTGATCTTGAGGTGCATTTGGTTCATGAGAGCTCGGATGGAAAAGTTGCTGTGATTGGAATCATGTACAAGATTGGACGTCCTGATTCTTTCTTGTCATCA TTGATCGATCATTTAGAAGCCATTGCCAACACCAATGAAGCAGAGAGCGTGGCGGGATTGATTGACCCAAGGAATATAAAGATAGGCAGTAGAAAGTATTACAGATATCAAGGCTCTCTTACAATTCCCCCTTGTACTCAAAATGTTTCATGGACCATTGTGGGAAAG GTGAGGACTGTTACACAAGAACAAGTGAAGTTGCTTCGCGTGGCCGTTCATGAT GCTTCAGATACTAATGCAAGACCACTGCAACCAATAAACAAGCGCATGGTGCATCTTTATAGACCAAGTGATCCCAAAGACGATTAA
- the LOC115950759 gene encoding uncharacterized protein LOC115950759, whose amino-acid sequence MAIFQMGLTKAPGPDSMNALFYQKFWHIVGNDVTSAVLDFLNTGILLPELNYTHIVLIPKEEVQVISDVLELYAVASGQCINLEKSSVFFSSNTSRMQRDWIKNELGVQKVEKFESYLGLPTLIGRSKYQAFSFLKERVWKKIQGWKGKLLSKAGKEVLIKAVAQSIPTYTIGVFQLPVKLCNELNMMCARFWWGQCGDEKKIHWKSWESLVQPKKGGGMGFRDIRSFNLAMLAKQGWRMSTDHNSLLYRCFKAKYFPRCTFLEAVDHLNSSYVWKSLLAAQPILKKGCCWRVGLGFSIRVLSDKWLPGHPTNKVLVPPYEVDEDWHVSELIDWASLQWNRAFIDMAFNRFDAEAIYRIPLSRRCVPNKLFWLYNKNGRYSVRSGYHTARYLWNELKQNAQDVWAGYPQRALQKGLTAQVSVLQLVEVLMQRLPEDALEVFLPPDGSTYKLNFDATVFSDASASGVGVMIRNAGGQVMAALSSRGLAVLDSEEAEVLACRRALEFAIEVGFSDLIVEGDNANAMRSIVSTQDDWSRLGILFDDIRCLARRLRLVEFRAIRHAANGAAHSLALEILGRKLFGWRRILLRLLKPCMWTHVLCLYE is encoded by the exons ATGGCGATATTCCAGATGGGACTGACCAAAGCTCCTGGACCGGACAGTATGAATGCTTTATTCTATCAgaaattttggcatattgtcGGTAATGATGTAACTAGTgctgttttggattttctaaaTACTGGTATTTTGTTGCCTGAATTAAATTATACCCACATTGTCCTCATACCTAAG GAGGAAGTGCAAGTGATTTCGGATGTTCTTGAGTTGTATGCTGTGGCCTCCGGTCAATGTATCAACTTAGAAAAATCTTCAGTATTCTTTAGCTCTAATACATCGAGGATGCAAAGGGATTGGATAAAAAATGAGTTGGGAGTTCAGAaagtagagaaatttgaatcCTATTTGGGCTTGCCCACATTGATTGGCCGGTCAAAATATCAAGCCTTCTCTTTCCTTAAAGAAAGGGTTTGGAAGAAGATCCAGGGGTGGAAAGGGAAGCTATTATCTAAGGCGGGGAAGGAAGTCCTAATCAAAGCTGTGGCCCAATCAATTCCTACATACACGATAGGAGTGTTTCAACTTCCAGTGAAACTTTGTAATGAACTTAATATGATGTGTGCtaggttttggtggggtcaatGTGGAGATGAAAAGAAGATTCATTGGAAGAGTTGGGAGTCCCTTGTCCAGCCAAAGAAGGGGGGTGGCATGGGTTTCAGAGACATTCGAAGCTTTAACCTTGCAATGTTGGCAAAGCAAGGATGGAGAATGTCAACCGATCACAACTCTCTTCTCTATCGGTGCTTTAAAGCCAAATACTTTCCCCGGTGCACCTTTCTAGAGGCGGTTGATCACCTAAATAGCTCATATGTTTGGAAAAGCTTACTTGCTGCTCAGCCTATTTTGAAGAAAGGGTGTTGTTGGCGGGTAGGGTTGGGCTTTTCCATCCGGGTGTTATCTGACAAATGGTTGCCTGGCCATCCAACTAACAAAGTTCTAGTCCCACCATATGAAGTTGATGAAGATTGGCATGTGTCGGAGTTAATTGATTGGGCTTCCCTCCAATGGAACCGTGCCTTCATTGACATGGCTTTCAACAGGTTTGATGCAGAGGCTATATACCGGATCCCTCTGAGTAGGCGGTGTGTTCCAAACAAGCTATTCTGGCTGTATAATAAAAATGGGAGGTACTCGGTGAGATCCGGATATCATACAGCAAGGTATTTGTGGAATGAGTTAAAGCAGAATG CCCAGGACGTATGGGCTGGCTATCCGCAACGTGCTCTGCAGAAAGGGCTGACTGCCCAGGTCTCTGTTCTTCAGTTGGTGGAGGTGCTAATGCAAAGGCTGCCTGAGGATGCTCTAGAAGTTTTTCTG CCACCTGATGGTTCAACGTATAAGTTGAACTTTGATGCGACGGTCTTCTCGGATGCGTCAGCTTCTGGCGTGGGCGTGATGATCAGAAATGCTGGCGGTCAGGTGATGGCAGCCTTGTCGTCAAGGGGTCTTGCAGTCTTGGACAGTGAAGAGGCTGAGGTCTTAGCTTGCCGTCGAGCTTTGGAGTTTGCGATTGAAGTTGGGTTCTCGGACTTAATTGTGGAAGGAGACAATGCAAATGCTATGAGGTCCATTGTGTCAACTCAAGATGATTGGTCTCGGCTGGGGATCCTTTTTGATGATATTCGTTGCTTGGCCAGAAGGCTGCGACTGGTGGAATTCAGGGCCATTAGACATGCTGCTAATGGTGCAGCCCATTCATTAGCGCTAGAAATCTTAGGGAGGaaattgtttggttggaggaggaTCCTCCTCCGGCTCTTGAAGCCTTGTATGTGGACTCATGTTCTTTGCCTATATGAATGA